One window of the Natrinema sp. CBA1119 genome contains the following:
- a CDS encoding acyl-CoA synthetase: protein MTYESVYDAVFDQYEKEQSWNDNAHVGDKSSLNIADEALGRHADSDETGLRIRDFDTGETERYTFAELDAAANRVSNYLESHTDRGDRIGAMLPTLFELYAVVFGTIKAGRIYLPLAPMFGPDALNYRLKDSRASVLFTTTDGCEDLDGTISTLERVVTVDGGDDDAVDGETTVDGYDAVTDHSDAFDSVETHPNDPYTLTYTSGTTGAPKGVLSSHRGVVELHAYAEYVADVRPDDVYLVAASPSWSYGLNMGTVMSGVRGTAIGCYRGQFDPHTFFETLEEWDVDNAMIPPTALRQARAGGIDLESYDIDLRVLISAGESLDQETVAWCENGLGAPPQDAYGLTEGGMIVCNYAFEDWEVKPGSMGKPLPGTEVALLDDDGNEVDQGEVGEVAVKRDENAQGSYWGRPEATLDTFTGLWLRTGDLAREDEDGYYWYVSRADNVIISAGYRIGPGEVEDTLLNHPAVEEAAVVGADHDTRGNIVKAYVTLVDEYSPDDELGEEIQEFARSELSKHEYPREVAFLEALPKTASGKIKRSALED, encoded by the coding sequence ATGACATACGAGAGTGTGTACGACGCGGTGTTCGACCAGTACGAGAAAGAACAGAGTTGGAACGACAATGCTCATGTCGGAGACAAGTCATCGCTCAATATCGCGGACGAGGCGCTGGGTCGTCACGCCGATTCGGACGAAACCGGGCTGCGAATTCGAGACTTCGACACCGGCGAGACCGAACGCTACACCTTCGCCGAACTTGATGCCGCTGCGAACCGAGTGAGCAACTACCTCGAGTCGCATACGGATCGCGGCGATCGGATCGGCGCGATGCTCCCGACGCTGTTCGAACTGTATGCTGTCGTCTTCGGGACGATCAAAGCCGGCCGGATTTACCTCCCGCTTGCGCCCATGTTCGGTCCGGATGCGCTCAACTACCGTCTCAAGGACTCCAGAGCTTCCGTCCTGTTTACGACGACGGACGGTTGCGAAGACCTCGACGGCACGATCTCGACACTCGAGCGAGTCGTCACTGTCGACGGCGGGGACGACGATGCCGTCGACGGCGAAACGACGGTGGACGGATACGATGCGGTCACCGACCACTCTGACGCGTTCGACAGCGTCGAGACCCACCCAAACGACCCGTACACGTTGACGTACACGTCCGGCACGACCGGTGCACCGAAAGGCGTGTTGAGTAGCCATCGAGGAGTGGTCGAACTCCACGCGTACGCGGAGTACGTGGCTGACGTTCGCCCCGATGACGTCTATCTGGTCGCCGCCTCTCCGTCCTGGTCGTATGGCCTCAATATGGGAACGGTCATGTCCGGGGTTCGCGGAACGGCGATCGGGTGCTATCGCGGGCAGTTCGATCCGCACACCTTCTTCGAGACGCTCGAGGAGTGGGACGTCGACAACGCGATGATTCCGCCGACGGCCCTTCGTCAGGCCCGTGCAGGCGGTATCGATCTCGAGTCGTACGACATCGATCTCCGCGTGTTGATCTCCGCGGGCGAGTCGCTCGACCAGGAGACGGTCGCCTGGTGTGAAAACGGACTCGGCGCACCGCCCCAAGACGCGTATGGCCTGACCGAAGGCGGGATGATCGTTTGCAATTACGCATTCGAGGACTGGGAGGTGAAGCCGGGGAGCATGGGGAAACCCCTCCCCGGAACGGAGGTTGCGCTGCTGGACGACGACGGCAACGAGGTCGACCAGGGCGAGGTCGGTGAGGTCGCGGTCAAACGCGACGAAAACGCCCAGGGGTCCTACTGGGGTCGACCCGAGGCGACGCTTGATACCTTCACCGGGCTGTGGCTTCGGACGGGCGATCTAGCCAGGGAGGACGAGGACGGCTACTACTGGTACGTTAGCCGAGCGGACAACGTCATCATCTCGGCCGGATACCGTATCGGTCCCGGCGAGGTCGAAGACACGTTGCTCAACCATCCCGCAGTCGAGGAGGCGGCCGTCGTTGGCGCGGATCACGACACCCGTGGCAACATCGTCAAAGCGTACGTGACGCTAGTCGACGAGTACAGCCCCGACGACGAACTCGGCGAGGAAATTCAGGAATTCGCTCGTTCCGAACTGTCGAAACACGAGTATCCCCGTGAAGTAGCGTTTCTCGAAGCGTTACCGAAGACGGCGAGTGGGAAAATAAAGCGGTCCGCTCTCGAAGACTGA
- a CDS encoding acyl-CoA dehydrogenase family protein, translating into MSNTKTEVHDLIRDSVRDLAANYDADYWREHIDEKRFPESYWQDLADNGWLGVAIDEEYGGEGMGMEEMAIVIEELSRAGGQGGIIFILTPVFGGISIQRHGTREQKQEFLPRIVNGDLRFCMGLTEPNAGTNTLAIDTTARRDGDEFVIDGEKTFISSVENADKMLLVARTSPFDPENPSHGGTLFLVSDPSSRDGITLSKLDTAVPWFEHQYQVNIDGLRVHEDDILGAEDQGFRLMFDTLNTERIAGAASALGDGLRAVDLAVDYANDRNVFGDPIGSHQAIQHPLAESYAKLLAAREITYSAASKWDDGQDCSMETNAAKLLTSTFSTEAASRAIQTHGGNGFTEEYEVFELWQNARVTETVPVSNEMAKNYIAEHHLGLPRSY; encoded by the coding sequence ATGTCAAACACCAAAACGGAAGTACACGATTTGATCAGGGATTCCGTCCGTGACCTGGCCGCAAACTACGATGCGGACTACTGGCGCGAGCACATCGACGAGAAGCGGTTCCCGGAATCATACTGGCAGGACCTCGCGGACAACGGGTGGCTCGGTGTGGCCATCGACGAGGAATACGGCGGTGAAGGCATGGGAATGGAGGAGATGGCGATCGTCATCGAGGAACTGTCACGCGCCGGTGGCCAGGGCGGGATCATTTTCATTCTGACGCCCGTGTTCGGCGGGATCAGCATTCAACGCCACGGGACCCGAGAACAGAAACAGGAGTTCCTCCCGCGTATCGTCAACGGCGACCTTCGCTTCTGTATGGGCCTGACTGAACCCAACGCGGGGACAAACACGCTCGCCATCGATACGACCGCCCGGCGTGACGGCGACGAATTCGTGATCGACGGCGAGAAGACCTTTATCAGCAGCGTCGAGAACGCGGACAAGATGTTGCTCGTCGCCCGGACGTCGCCGTTCGACCCCGAGAACCCGTCGCACGGGGGGACACTCTTTCTCGTCTCCGACCCGTCGTCCCGCGATGGAATCACCCTCTCGAAACTCGATACGGCGGTCCCCTGGTTCGAACATCAGTACCAGGTCAACATCGACGGGTTACGCGTTCACGAGGACGACATTCTCGGCGCTGAGGACCAGGGGTTCAGGCTCATGTTCGACACGCTCAACACCGAACGAATCGCCGGTGCAGCCAGCGCGCTCGGCGATGGCCTCAGAGCAGTCGACCTCGCTGTCGACTACGCGAACGACCGCAACGTGTTCGGGGACCCGATCGGGTCACATCAGGCGATCCAGCACCCGCTGGCGGAGAGCTACGCGAAATTACTCGCTGCCCGCGAGATCACGTACAGTGCTGCATCCAAGTGGGATGACGGCCAGGACTGCAGTATGGAAACGAACGCGGCGAAACTCCTCACGAGCACGTTTAGCACCGAAGCAGCGTCGCGAGCGATCCAGACCCACGGCGGAAACGGGTTCACCGAGGAGTACGAGGTGTTCGAACTCTGGCAGAACGCGCGCGTAACCGAGACGGTTCCCGTTTCCAACGAAATGGCGAAGAACTACATCGCAGAACACCATCTCGGCCTCCCCCGTTCGTACTGA
- a CDS encoding class I adenylate-forming enzyme family protein, with amino-acid sequence MNGMTISWLAERNAYKFPEKEAIVMTPVEGGRTAVTNATFNERIDRVGNALSERGIERHDKVAVYTANSIPMLEMFLGAMRIGAIPVPVNHRFKADEVKYVLEDSGAELLLFDDQATEIVDQIHDDQVMPDEMLFSGDSTPTYAADYGEFRDGASDESVEIVSSRTDQAMLMYTSGTTGKPKGCILTHDNIIQMTVNGIVEKAFEGRNVRVDGRGIIVTPLFHISAFGMFINNYYASATTVLMNGFDPDRVMEILESESVTNGFFVPMMARALLAVDDFEEYDLSEFEEFGIGAAPSGKELKQTISKAFDAELQEAFGQTEMSPVVSLLQPSQALDHPDSVGRPVMNVMFKIIDPDTHEEVGPGEIGQACYRGPTMFSGYYQMPERTEEAFDDDGFFISGDLIRQDEEGFIEFVGRSDNMIISGGENVYPAEIEEVLHEHPAIDEVAIIGAPDEKWGERIKAAVVPVDDEEPSAEELQDYVGERLADYKKPREFIFLKSLPRNPTGKVLKSSLADEDGVMVGWES; translated from the coding sequence ATGAATGGGATGACCATTAGCTGGCTGGCAGAGCGTAACGCGTACAAATTCCCCGAAAAAGAAGCGATAGTGATGACGCCAGTGGAGGGTGGACGGACGGCGGTTACGAACGCCACTTTCAACGAGCGAATCGATCGGGTCGGGAACGCGCTCAGTGAGCGCGGTATCGAACGCCACGACAAAGTGGCCGTCTACACCGCGAACTCGATTCCGATGCTCGAGATGTTCCTGGGCGCAATGCGAATCGGTGCGATCCCCGTGCCGGTCAACCACCGATTCAAGGCGGATGAGGTCAAGTACGTCCTCGAGGACTCCGGGGCCGAACTCCTCCTCTTCGACGACCAAGCGACTGAAATCGTTGATCAGATCCACGACGATCAGGTAATGCCAGACGAGATGCTTTTCTCGGGGGACTCGACGCCCACATACGCGGCCGACTACGGCGAGTTCCGAGACGGGGCATCAGACGAGTCCGTCGAGATCGTTTCGTCGCGCACAGACCAGGCGATGCTCATGTACACGTCGGGGACGACCGGCAAGCCGAAGGGCTGTATTCTCACACACGACAACATCATCCAGATGACCGTCAACGGGATCGTGGAAAAGGCGTTCGAAGGCCGAAATGTCCGTGTCGACGGCCGCGGAATCATCGTGACGCCGCTGTTCCACATCTCCGCCTTCGGCATGTTCATCAACAACTACTACGCCTCAGCAACGACCGTTCTCATGAACGGGTTCGATCCTGACCGGGTGATGGAGATCCTCGAGTCCGAATCGGTGACGAACGGCTTCTTCGTGCCGATGATGGCCCGTGCGCTGCTCGCCGTCGACGACTTCGAGGAATACGATCTCTCCGAGTTCGAGGAGTTCGGAATCGGTGCTGCACCGTCCGGAAAGGAACTCAAACAGACGATCTCGAAAGCGTTCGATGCCGAGTTACAGGAGGCGTTCGGTCAGACCGAGATGTCACCGGTCGTGTCGCTGCTCCAGCCGAGTCAGGCCCTCGATCATCCCGACAGCGTCGGTCGGCCGGTCATGAACGTCATGTTTAAAATCATCGATCCGGACACTCACGAGGAGGTCGGACCGGGCGAAATCGGCCAGGCCTGCTATAGAGGGCCCACGATGTTTTCGGGTTACTACCAGATGCCCGAACGAACCGAAGAGGCGTTCGACGACGATGGCTTCTTCATTTCCGGCGATCTGATCCGGCAAGACGAAGAGGGGTTCATCGAGTTCGTCGGGCGATCCGACAATATGATCATTTCGGGGGGCGAAAACGTCTACCCGGCCGAGATCGAGGAGGTACTGCACGAACATCCGGCCATCGACGAGGTCGCTATCATCGGCGCGCCGGACGAGAAATGGGGCGAACGAATCAAAGCTGCGGTCGTTCCCGTCGATGACGAGGAACCCTCGGCGGAGGAACTCCAGGACTACGTCGGTGAGCGCCTGGCTGACTACAAAAAGCCCAGAGAGTTCATCTTCCTGAAATCGCTCCCGCGAAACCCGACTGGAAAAGTCTTGAAAAGTTCCCTGGCCGACGAAGACGGTGTCATGGTTGGGTGGGAATCGTAG